A single region of the Geobacillus subterraneus genome encodes:
- a CDS encoding ArsR/SmtB family transcription factor — MHRHDVCDVYCYDDEKVERVQRRLRDEPIAEIVPFFKALADENRAKIVYALCGEEELCVCDLANVIGATVATASHHLRILYKQGIVKYRKEGKLAFYSLDDDHIRELLLVALAHRKEGDGRGE, encoded by the coding sequence ATGCACCGTCATGATGTGTGCGACGTTTACTGTTATGACGACGAGAAGGTCGAGCGGGTTCAGCGGCGGCTTCGCGATGAACCAATTGCCGAGATTGTCCCTTTTTTTAAGGCGCTTGCCGATGAAAACCGGGCGAAGATCGTGTATGCGCTTTGCGGTGAAGAGGAGCTGTGCGTCTGTGACCTCGCAAACGTGATTGGGGCGACAGTGGCGACGGCATCACATCATTTGCGCATTTTGTATAAGCAAGGAATTGTGAAATATCGAAAAGAGGGGAAACTGGCCTTTTACTCGCTGGATGACGACCATATTCGCGAGCTGCTGCTTGTCGCGCTCGCCCATCGGAAAGAGGGGGACGGCCGTGGGGAATGA